From Medicago truncatula cultivar Jemalong A17 chromosome 7, MtrunA17r5.0-ANR, whole genome shotgun sequence, a single genomic window includes:
- the LOC25499474 gene encoding NDR1/HIN1-like protein 10, with protein MATSSNDKKNNTSYPPPQNPPPGSYSGGASYPYSSPPPPPPSSYPTTFYQAPATTFTYEEEPPAVVRSFLCGFISVMTAIVALFGLISLIGYFVLKPRIPEFSVNSASLTSFNLTGSGLNAKWDITLIVSNPNKKLDITYDAVAASVFYGDDEYGVLAYTRLAPFHQPTHSKTMLRVQFEVLDYFVDNSVSFGITDGRVRGFVQFGVVVNTLIKMDGLFHPSEYRLKVTCKPLNFGIPSSNINNVTWELLGSVAC; from the coding sequence ATGGCAACATCCAGCAACGACAAAAAGAACAACACCTCCTATCCACCTCCACAGAATCCACCCCCGGGCAGCTACTCCGGCGGCGCTTCCTACCCCTATTCAtctcctcctccaccacctcCATCTTCATACCCCACCACATTCTATCAAGCACCAGCAACCACCTTCACATATGAAGAAGAACCCCCGGCTGTTGTAAGATCCTTCCTCTGCGGCTTCATCTCTGTCATGACCGCCATCGTAGCTCTCTTCGGCTTAATCTCCTTGATCGGCTATTTTGTTCTCAAACCCCGTATCCCTGAGTTCAGTGTCAATTCAGCTTCACTTACCTCATTCAATTTGACCGGCTCCGGTCTCAATGCAAAATGGGACATCACACTCATTGTCTCAAACCCTAACAAAAAACTCGATATCACATACGACGCCGTTGCTGCCAGTGTCTTTTACGGTGATGATGAATATGGTGTTCTAGCATACACTCGTCTCGCACCTTTTCACCAACCAACACATAGCAAGACCATGTTACGAGTACAATTCGAAGTTCTCGATTATTTTGTGGATAACAGTGTATCTTTCGGTATTACTGATGGAAGAGTTCGTGGATTTGTGCAATTTGGGGTGGTGGTGAATACTTTGATTAAGATGGATGGGTTGTTTCATCCGAGTGAATATCGCTTGAAGGTTACATGCAAACCTTTGAACTTTGGAATTCCATCGTCCAACATTAACAACGTTACTTGGGAATTATTGGGTAGTGTAGCATGTTAA
- the LOC25499475 gene encoding NDR1/HIN1-like protein 3 has protein sequence MYQPQQPRSAVNSCLCLILSIMTAIVVSLGVIILIMYFIFRPRYPEIRVDTAQLTSLIVTSNQQYLTAKWDITFIASNPNKKLDITYNAVSVGVFYGEKKDNFGFLAKPHIQSFYQPKKSKTLFGVHVEVVDKLVGSAIVKGITDERFRGSVKFGVVFNAVIKRKGLFQPKERALQVTCSPLNFVPSNTPTWVLQHPVKCEI, from the coding sequence ATGTACCAGCCACAGCAGCCGCGCTCCGCCGTGAACTCCTGTCTATGCCTCATCCTCTCCATCATGACCGCCATTGTAGTATCCCTCGGTGTGATCatcttgatcatgtatttcatTTTCAGACCCCGCTACCCCGAAATCCGAGTCGACACAGCTCAACTTACCTCCCTCATTGTCACCAGCAACCAGCAGTACCTCACTGCAAAATGGGACATCACATTCATTGCCTCAAACCCTAACAAAAAACTCGACATCACCTACAACGCCGTTTCTGTTGGTGTCTTTTACGGCGAAAAGAAAGATAATTTTGGTTTTCTAGCCAAGCCTCATATTCAATCTTTCTACCAACCAAAAAAGAGTAAGACTTTATTTGGAGTCCATGTTGAGGTTGTCGATAAGCTCGTCGGTAGCGCAATTGTTAAAGGCATTACCGACGAACGGTTTCGTGGATCGGTGAAATTTGGAGTTGTGTTTAATGCTGTTATCAAGCGTAAGGGTTTGTTTCAGCCGAAGGAAAGGGCTTTGCAGGTTACGTGCTCCCCTCTGAACTTTGTCCCGTCCAACACTCCTACTTGGGTTTTACAGCATCCTGTAAAATGTGAGATATGA